One part of the Sulfolobus tengchongensis genome encodes these proteins:
- a CDS encoding 30S ribosomal protein S24e, which yields MSSQTKVKISDKAEGVVERDVQNNVIGRREITLKVYHMGSGTPSRKDIIKAIVQTFGVQDNVVVVKKVSTNYGAGISNVKLHIYNSRDILEKIEPKYLLDRDAGTKEKKGGSKGGQGAKG from the coding sequence ATGTCTTCTCAAACAAAAGTGAAGATCTCGGATAAGGCTGAGGGAGTTGTAGAAAGAGATGTACAAAATAATGTTATAGGTAGGCGTGAAATCACGTTGAAAGTTTATCATATGGGAAGTGGGACTCCATCAAGAAAAGATATAATAAAAGCTATAGTACAGACATTTGGCGTTCAAGATAACGTAGTAGTAGTAAAAAAAGTGTCCACAAATTACGGAGCTGGAATAAGCAATGTAAAACTACATATTTATAATTCTCGTGATATTTTAGAGAAGATTGAGCCAAAATATTTATTAGATAGAGATGCAGGAACTAAAGAAAAGAAAGGAGGAAGTAAAGGTGGCCAAGGAGCAAAAGGTTAA
- a CDS encoding 30S ribosomal protein S27ae, translated as MQELKKRKEEVKVAKEQKVKAIVRTYYIIEGGKIKLKNKKCSKCGSIMAHHMKPYERWACGKCGYTEFIGGSKKR; from the coding sequence ATGCAGGAACTAAAGAAAAGAAAGGAGGAAGTAAAGGTGGCCAAGGAGCAAAAGGTTAAGGCGATTGTAAGAACATATTACATCATAGAAGGGGGCAAAATAAAATTAAAAAATAAAAAATGCTCGAAATGTGGAAGTATAATGGCGCATCATATGAAACCGTATGAAAGATGGGCATGCGGAAAATGCGGTTACACTGAGTTTATAGGTGGTTCTAAGAAAAGATGA
- the kae1 gene encoding KEOPS complex N(6)-L-threonylcarbamoyladenine synthase Kae1 — protein sequence MLVLGIESTAHTFGVGIVKDEPPYILANERDTFIPKEGGMKPGDLLRHHAEVSSIVLKRALEKAGVKINDIDYIAVALGPGMGPALRVGATLARALALKYNKKLVPVNHGIGHIEIGYLTTGAKDPLTLYLSGGNTIITTFYKGRFRVFGETLDIALGNMMDVFVREVKLAPPYIVNGKHIIDICAEKGDKLLNLPYVVKGQDMSFSGLLTASLRLVGKEKLEDICFSIREIAFDMLLEATERALALTSKRELLIVGGVAASVSLRRKLGELEREWNIKVEIVPPEFAGDNGAMIAYAGMLAASRGVFIDVDKSYVRPRWRIDEVDIPWRS from the coding sequence ATGCTAGTGCTTGGTATAGAATCAACTGCCCATACTTTTGGGGTAGGAATAGTAAAAGATGAACCCCCATACATACTTGCTAATGAAAGAGACACTTTTATTCCTAAAGAAGGAGGAATGAAACCAGGAGATTTGTTACGACATCATGCTGAAGTGTCATCAATAGTATTGAAAAGAGCTCTAGAAAAAGCTGGAGTAAAAATTAACGATATCGATTATATAGCAGTAGCATTAGGACCGGGAATGGGGCCTGCGTTAAGAGTTGGGGCTACATTAGCAAGAGCACTGGCATTAAAATACAATAAAAAGTTGGTACCTGTTAACCATGGAATAGGACATATAGAAATCGGATATTTGACTACCGGAGCTAAAGATCCATTAACTCTTTATCTCTCCGGTGGAAATACGATCATAACAACATTTTACAAGGGAAGATTTAGAGTTTTTGGTGAAACATTAGATATTGCATTAGGGAATATGATGGACGTTTTTGTGAGAGAAGTAAAACTTGCACCACCCTATATTGTAAATGGAAAACATATCATTGATATTTGTGCAGAAAAAGGAGATAAGTTGCTGAATTTACCGTATGTAGTAAAAGGCCAAGATATGTCATTCTCAGGTTTATTAACGGCATCATTAAGATTAGTGGGCAAGGAAAAATTAGAGGATATATGTTTTTCCATAAGAGAAATAGCATTCGATATGTTATTAGAGGCTACGGAAAGAGCATTAGCACTTACTTCAAAGAGAGAATTGTTAATAGTTGGTGGAGTAGCTGCAAGTGTAAGCTTAAGAAGGAAACTAGGAGAGCTAGAAAGGGAGTGGAATATTAAAGTTGAGATAGTACCGCCAGAATTTGCTGGAGATAATGGAGCTATGATAGCTTACGCCGGGATGCTCGCAGCTTCTAGAGGAGTTTTCATAGATGTTGACAAGTCGTATGTGAGACCAAGATGGAGAATAGATGAGGTAGACATTCCTTGGAGAAGTTAA
- a CDS encoding Kae1-associated kinase Bud32, producing MEKLKLIKRGAESNIYEGYFLGIHAIFKQRIKKSYRHSELDRKINYERTILEAKIIYTALKNGINVPAVLFIDPDNYLLVLEYIEGNIVKDVLSTSTNSSLIKDIGRRIGELTGKLHNIGVAHGDLTTNNLILNSSNDIFIIDFGLSKRTHDKEDLATDVHVFLRSLESVHSDFKEIIYDSFIEGYREIMKDKTDEILELVKDIRMRGRYVEERRKNRLSNK from the coding sequence TTGGAGAAGTTAAAATTAATCAAGCGTGGAGCCGAGTCTAACATATATGAAGGATACTTCTTAGGTATTCATGCTATATTTAAGCAAAGAATTAAAAAAAGTTATAGACATTCAGAATTGGATCGCAAGATAAATTATGAAAGAACTATACTAGAGGCTAAGATAATTTATACAGCACTTAAGAACGGTATAAATGTGCCCGCTGTGCTCTTTATTGATCCAGATAATTATCTCTTAGTTTTAGAGTACATAGAGGGCAACATTGTAAAAGATGTTCTAAGCACTTCTACCAATTCCTCTCTTATCAAAGACATAGGAAGAAGGATAGGGGAACTCACAGGAAAGTTACATAACATAGGAGTAGCGCATGGAGATCTTACAACAAATAACTTAATTTTAAACTCGTCCAACGATATTTTCATAATAGATTTCGGATTGTCAAAAAGAACTCATGATAAAGAAGATCTAGCTACTGATGTACATGTATTCTTAAGATCCTTAGAGAGCGTGCATTCTGACTTTAAGGAGATCATATATGATTCATTTATTGAGGGTTACAGGGAAATTATGAAGGATAAGACTGATGAAATATTAGAGCTTGTAAAAGATATAAGAATGAGGGGAAGATACGTTGAGGAAAGACGTAAAAATAGGCTTAGTAACAAGTAA
- a CDS encoding XTP/dITP diphosphatase, whose product MRKDVKIGLVTSNENKFIELKEIARKFNIELELLKGEKVEIQSNNLEEISKTSAYLAYLTFKQPLIVDDSGLFIEALNNFPGPYTSYVKNTIGLKGILKLLEGVKNRSAYFVTVLTFIDGKTIRTFEGRIKGVISEEMRGNFGFGFDPIFIPEGESRTFAEMTLEEKNKYSHRSKAFAKFADFLNSYLENIES is encoded by the coding sequence TTGAGGAAAGACGTAAAAATAGGCTTAGTAACAAGTAATGAAAATAAGTTTATCGAATTAAAGGAGATAGCTAGAAAGTTTAATATAGAGCTTGAACTTTTAAAGGGAGAGAAAGTCGAAATACAGAGTAATAATTTAGAGGAGATTTCTAAGACATCTGCTTATTTAGCTTATTTGACTTTTAAGCAACCACTAATTGTAGATGACAGCGGATTATTCATAGAAGCCCTAAATAACTTTCCGGGACCTTATACTAGTTACGTCAAAAATACTATTGGCCTTAAGGGTATCCTAAAATTACTTGAGGGTGTTAAAAATAGGTCAGCATATTTTGTTACAGTACTAACATTTATCGATGGAAAGACTATTAGAACCTTCGAAGGAAGGATAAAAGGAGTTATTTCTGAAGAAATGAGGGGTAATTTTGGTTTCGGATTCGATCCAATTTTTATCCCAGAAGGAGAAAGTAGAACGTTTGCAGAAATGACCCTAGAAGAGAAAAATAAGTATTCACACAGATCTAAAGCTTTCGCAAAATTTGCAGATTTCTTGAATAGTTACTTGGAGAATATTGAGAGTTAA
- a CDS encoding aldo/keto reductase, translating into MFYRHVGDTNIEISEIGIGVWSLVTDWWGADINKAEEILKRAYELGINFYDTADTYGEGKGEEILAKVLGSKRDNIVILTKIGYDFYHKEGGKMKQRFDIPYLEFALKKSLERLKTDYIDILMLHNPKMNIIKNPEILSFLKSLKKDGVIRAFGVALGPTLGWGEEGIEAIKTGYESLEYIYNIIEQKPGNEFLKYDKIGHIIRVPHASDVLIEDKWPLFSDPKLHRSLKDTRWLNEAVRRSLKLKEFASTKGLKLSELALKFVLSNKNVSSVVPNIASIKELEEYIKVENLPELANEDLQFIEDYYKKFYEDLNDESIKETLRYK; encoded by the coding sequence ATGTTCTACAGACACGTGGGTGATACTAATATCGAGATATCGGAAATAGGAATAGGAGTTTGGAGTTTAGTAACTGATTGGTGGGGCGCTGATATTAATAAGGCAGAAGAAATTCTAAAGAGAGCATACGAACTGGGGATTAACTTTTATGATACTGCAGACACGTACGGAGAAGGTAAAGGTGAGGAAATTCTTGCTAAAGTTTTAGGAAGTAAAAGAGATAATATAGTGATTCTAACAAAAATAGGATATGACTTTTACCATAAGGAAGGAGGTAAAATGAAACAGAGATTTGATATACCTTATCTCGAGTTTGCCTTAAAGAAATCTCTAGAAAGGTTAAAAACGGATTATATTGATATTCTAATGTTACATAACCCTAAGATGAATATTATTAAGAATCCAGAAATTCTATCCTTTCTTAAGTCATTGAAGAAGGATGGAGTCATAAGAGCTTTCGGAGTTGCCTTAGGCCCTACTTTAGGCTGGGGAGAGGAGGGTATAGAAGCGATAAAAACGGGATATGAAAGCCTAGAATATATATACAATATTATTGAACAAAAACCTGGAAATGAATTCTTAAAGTACGATAAAATAGGGCACATAATAAGAGTGCCACACGCCTCTGACGTGCTTATTGAGGACAAGTGGCCATTATTTTCAGATCCTAAACTTCATAGATCGTTAAAAGATACCAGATGGCTTAATGAAGCAGTAAGAAGGAGCTTAAAATTAAAAGAATTCGCATCTACTAAGGGGCTTAAACTATCTGAACTAGCATTAAAATTTGTATTATCCAACAAAAACGTTTCCTCAGTAGTTCCCAATATAGCTTCCATAAAAGAACTAGAGGAGTACATTAAGGTTGAAAATTTACCAGAGCTTGCTAATGAAGATTTACAATTCATAGAGGATTATTATAAGAAGTTCTATGAGGATCTAAATGACGAAAGCATTAAGGAAACCTTAAGGTATAAATGA
- a CDS encoding V-type ATPase subunit has translation MSYAILSFIHSVSRTQKVSLLTKGLVNELITSESWNNIASLLKERGIIEEQPASIEDFEFILKSRAITLLEKIRNYFSIFRITYNIVDLYLYALSLDELKNIIVSIVNSTANGNTKKIRFFKKYFDQVPSSLDELVNSLKGNIYANALSYAIKESQGRNISFLLSLLDIYFIKKLSEIIESFKGDWKSTAENIICYYKDYYAISLAIKHKTVENTVCKITSEILKDLSTSTSDSETLDILRRTQYSKTITLNNVHEALASLYRLSRVNARKNSELVFMSSPFNPSLALALAELIRLDTEDIITIANAKNLRLKEEEIKKMSSFELI, from the coding sequence ATGAGTTATGCAATTCTTTCCTTTATTCACTCAGTTTCCAGAACACAAAAGGTCTCATTGTTAACGAAAGGTCTAGTTAATGAGTTAATTACTAGTGAAAGCTGGAATAATATAGCCTCATTATTGAAAGAAAGGGGGATAATTGAGGAACAACCTGCAAGTATAGAAGATTTTGAATTTATTCTAAAAAGTCGTGCAATTACCTTACTTGAGAAGATCAGAAACTATTTCTCGATTTTTAGAATAACCTATAATATAGTTGACCTATACTTATACGCGCTCTCCTTAGATGAACTAAAAAACATAATAGTTAGTATAGTTAACAGTACTGCTAATGGTAATACCAAAAAAATTAGATTTTTCAAGAAATATTTTGATCAAGTTCCATCATCACTCGATGAGCTAGTAAATAGTCTCAAAGGAAATATATATGCGAATGCTCTTTCATATGCCATCAAAGAGTCGCAGGGTAGGAATATCTCTTTCTTACTCTCATTGCTTGATATTTACTTTATAAAGAAATTATCGGAAATAATAGAAAGTTTTAAAGGAGATTGGAAAAGCACTGCGGAAAATATAATATGCTACTATAAAGACTATTATGCGATATCATTAGCTATCAAACATAAGACTGTTGAAAATACAGTTTGCAAGATTACAAGCGAAATACTCAAAGATCTTTCCACTTCAACAAGCGATTCTGAAACATTAGATATTTTAAGAAGAACTCAATATTCAAAAACGATTACCTTAAATAACGTTCATGAAGCATTAGCCAGCTTATATAGACTTTCTAGGGTTAATGCTAGAAAGAACTCCGAGTTAGTTTTCATGAGTTCTCCTTTTAATCCATCTTTAGCTTTAGCATTAGCTGAATTAATAAGACTAGACACGGAAGATATAATAACCATAGCTAATGCTAAAAACTTAAGGCTAAAGGAAGAAGAAATTAAAAAGATGTCATCCTTCGAGCTTATATAA
- a CDS encoding tRNA (adenine-N1)-methyltransferase: MMPLNEGDPVVIWLDPKRVYLTKLEKGKRIETDKGIIFHDKIIGLEYGSSLDLQTGIKAYLLKPTIHDLYYKGLKRPSQVLYPKDIGYILTTISLSQVKRVLEAGTGSGFLTISLALSLGSDAKIYTYDIREDMQKIAKFNANVLGVQDKIVFKLKDVREGVEEKELDGAFLDMPDPWNVIPKILDSLNPSATIVVFVPTVNQIEKTYFAMRNSGVIDIHVEELMLREYQVKENAVRPKNVGIMHTGFIIRGRKPI, translated from the coding sequence ATGATGCCATTAAACGAGGGAGATCCAGTAGTAATTTGGTTAGATCCAAAAAGGGTCTATCTTACTAAATTGGAGAAAGGTAAGAGAATAGAGACTGATAAAGGCATTATATTTCACGATAAGATAATAGGCTTAGAGTATGGGAGTTCATTAGATTTACAAACTGGTATAAAGGCATATTTGTTAAAACCTACGATACATGATTTATATTATAAGGGACTTAAAAGACCGTCACAAGTTCTTTATCCCAAAGATATAGGATACATTTTGACTACAATTTCACTAAGTCAAGTTAAGAGAGTGCTTGAAGCAGGAACTGGATCAGGATTTTTAACAATTTCACTAGCTCTAAGTTTAGGTAGTGACGCCAAGATTTATACATATGATATTAGGGAAGATATGCAAAAAATAGCTAAATTTAACGCAAACGTATTGGGAGTTCAAGATAAGATAGTATTTAAACTTAAAGATGTTAGAGAAGGCGTAGAGGAAAAGGAATTAGATGGGGCATTTTTAGATATGCCAGATCCTTGGAATGTAATACCTAAGATATTAGATTCGCTAAATCCGTCTGCAACAATAGTTGTATTTGTACCCACAGTAAACCAAATAGAGAAAACATATTTCGCTATGAGGAATTCTGGAGTCATAGACATACATGTGGAAGAACTTATGCTGAGAGAATATCAAGTTAAAGAGAACGCAGTAAGGCCTAAAAATGTGGGCATAATGCACACGGGTTTTATTATTAGAGGAAGAAAACCAATATAA
- a CDS encoding ribbon-helix-helix domain-containing protein, translating into MKIITVKLPEQFLEAIDELVNTGRYSSRSEVIRAAIGDFIRKELWVTTEE; encoded by the coding sequence ATGAAAATAATAACGGTAAAACTACCAGAACAGTTTCTAGAAGCGATAGATGAATTAGTTAATACGGGAAGATATAGTTCTAGAAGTGAAGTCATAAGAGCAGCAATAGGTGATTTTATACGGAAAGAACTATGGGTAACTACAGAAGAGTGA
- a CDS encoding TrmB family transcriptional regulator gives MSFELIEETISRVSKFASVFGISKSELKVYSYLLIYGRATAKEVSDKLSMPYTKVYNILSKLEGRGWVIKIDKRPAVYEAIPLRDVWNKIKNTFQEKINEFEKQFIEPISNVFSSSTLYNIVVIPRDNIIDNALRLLKDYSKMYLVAISYRELIRNEIVDILKANSLKAETRIIIDKSLDIPEITSAQIKRAQSLFGSGIITSDSILLIIKNNENLTGLFSNHRYLIDIGTVYFNHLWSTLPG, from the coding sequence ATGTCATTTGAATTAATAGAGGAAACCATAAGCAGAGTATCTAAATTTGCCTCAGTGTTTGGAATATCAAAATCAGAACTTAAAGTGTATTCATATCTCCTAATATATGGTAGAGCTACCGCTAAAGAGGTTTCAGATAAATTAAGTATGCCCTATACTAAGGTGTACAATATATTATCTAAACTTGAAGGAAGAGGATGGGTTATAAAAATAGACAAAAGACCTGCTGTTTATGAGGCTATTCCATTAAGAGATGTTTGGAACAAGATTAAGAATACTTTCCAGGAAAAAATCAATGAATTTGAAAAACAGTTTATTGAACCAATATCTAATGTATTTTCCTCTAGTACATTATATAATATTGTAGTTATACCAAGAGACAATATAATAGATAATGCATTAAGGTTACTAAAGGACTATAGTAAAATGTATTTGGTAGCAATCTCATATAGAGAACTCATAAGGAATGAGATTGTAGATATATTAAAAGCAAATTCCCTTAAGGCTGAGACAAGGATAATTATTGATAAGAGCTTGGATATACCGGAAATTACATCAGCCCAGATTAAGCGTGCACAATCTTTATTTGGAAGCGGAATAATAACCTCAGATTCGATTCTCTTAATTATTAAGAATAACGAAAATCTGACTGGCTTATTTTCAAATCACAGATATCTCATTGATATTGGCACTGTATATTTTAATCATTTATGGTCAACATTGCCGGGCTAA
- a CDS encoding 30S ribosomal protein S25e, giving the protein MGGASKKPISTMEKRLKKEAEKQQKAEEKKKGPSKTGKEVISRAVTVDEETKKRVLDEIKKESIITPYTLATKSGISISVAKKILKELENQNIVKLYSKNRRLEIYVAAS; this is encoded by the coding sequence TTGGGTGGAGCATCAAAGAAACCCATCTCAACTATGGAAAAAAGATTAAAGAAGGAAGCTGAAAAACAGCAGAAGGCCGAAGAAAAGAAGAAAGGGCCTTCGAAAACCGGAAAAGAAGTTATCAGTAGAGCAGTAACAGTGGATGAAGAGACTAAAAAGAGAGTGCTAGATGAAATTAAAAAGGAGAGTATCATAACTCCTTATACATTAGCTACTAAATCTGGAATAAGCATAAGCGTAGCTAAGAAAATATTGAAAGAATTAGAAAATCAAAATATAGTAAAATTGTATTCTAAAAATAGAAGATTAGAAATATATGTAGCTGCATCTTAA
- a CDS encoding carbon-nitrogen hydrolase family protein, which yields MLIALVHLRLKELSRKHNLEKAKKLIKQAKEKGAKLVILPSLFPSGNIFEIYDNDKKLRSFIKNLAEKIPGNNTDVLINLAMDGEVHVIVGPILEQAGPKIFLTSLIISPQGEIIGKYRKTILSEKDIRLGISAGKEPVNVVLDKRYGIIAEDDIFSPEISRLLAMGGSEIIIGTMKALGKEQQVIKHLAIARTVENGIPYLVVGESIEDEEGEIIGYSPTFITSPENLISKEAEEDDSILLVESSILVSSGTKQASLTYLEPIINGLCKGVKKIKGEAKRRSTTSVTEEE from the coding sequence ATGCTTATAGCATTAGTTCATCTAAGACTTAAAGAACTGTCAAGAAAACATAATTTGGAGAAGGCTAAAAAATTAATAAAGCAGGCAAAGGAAAAAGGTGCAAAATTAGTTATTTTACCGTCATTGTTTCCATCTGGAAATATCTTTGAAATATATGATAATGACAAGAAATTAAGGAGTTTTATTAAGAATCTGGCAGAGAAAATTCCTGGTAACAATACTGACGTTCTTATAAATTTAGCTATGGATGGGGAAGTCCATGTAATAGTTGGACCAATTTTAGAACAAGCAGGTCCTAAAATATTTCTCACATCTCTTATAATATCTCCTCAAGGCGAGATTATAGGAAAATATAGGAAAACTATACTATCTGAAAAAGATATAAGATTAGGTATATCGGCTGGAAAAGAACCAGTTAATGTAGTTCTAGATAAGAGATATGGCATCATAGCTGAGGATGATATATTTTCTCCTGAAATAAGTAGACTTTTGGCCATGGGTGGTTCAGAGATAATTATTGGAACTATGAAAGCATTAGGAAAAGAACAACAAGTTATAAAGCATCTTGCAATAGCAAGAACGGTAGAGAACGGGATACCTTATCTAGTTGTTGGAGAAAGTATAGAAGATGAAGAGGGGGAGATAATAGGATATTCACCTACTTTCATAACATCTCCAGAGAACCTAATAAGCAAGGAAGCTGAAGAAGATGATAGTATACTTCTCGTTGAGAGTTCTATATTAGTATCATCAGGGACAAAACAAGCATCATTGACTTATTTAGAACCGATAATAAACGGTTTATGTAAGGGCGTAAAAAAGATTAAAGGAGAGGCAAAAAGGAGATCAACTACTTCCGTAACTGAGGAAGAGTAG